TTAGCCTTGATATCAGAAAAAACCCTGAAATTTTCTGGATTTACAGAATAATTGAAACTCTGGATCATACATCCAATGCTGTATGGTGGTTCAACTCCTCTCATTTTCAGGATTTCCATTTCCTGGTATGAACGGGATTCCCGGCTGGATCTGGATAAGTAAATTATTCCATCCGTCAGGTGGCTTGCTACATTTTTGTGGATTTCTTCTTTCTCCAGCTCACCGATAAGGAAAGTCAATGCATTGGACTCCCGGATCATAGAATCAAGGGTGTAGAAAAAGCGTCTTCTTTCCTGTTCAACAAAACCAAAACCGATAGGTGTTATTGGATCAATTACTATCCTGTCAGGATTTACGGAAGTTATGACATTCCCGATATCAATAAGCGTGCTTAGGGGATCCTTTTCGGCATTTGCCCTATTAATTTCATGTACTTCTACGGAATCGTCAAGAAACTTGAATGTTGAAAGAGAAAGCCTGAACCTTTCGGCAGTTTCTGTAGTGAGAGGAATATACAGGGCTTTTTCTCCGGCTTTAGCGGCATTTGCCAGCATCTGTAAGGCCATTGTTGTCTTTCCCACGCCAGCACTGCCGGCAATGAGAATGGCGGCCGGTGACTTAAATCCCCCCAGGATATCATCCATTCCCTCGATATAACAAGGAACGTTCTGCAGTTCACTCATTGCATTTTCCTTATGAAATTAGGATTACTTATACTTTCTTGATTTCGATATGCAATGGAATTGACTTTGTTTTTTATTCCAGGAATGACTTCTCCAGAAGCCTGTCGCCTTCTTCCACGAGAACTTTGATCCTTTGTTCCATCTGGCTTAATTTTGTGTTGCAGGCAGCGGAGAGTTTCATTCCTCTCTCAAACATTTCCATGCTTTCTTCAAGGGAAAGTTCTCCTTCTTCAAGTCTTGAGACAATTTCCTCGAGTTCATGGAGATTGTCTTCAAAGCTGCGTTCATCGGGTTTTTCTTTATTTGCCATTATCTTCACCTTTTGTTTTTGGTGATTCAGGTTTAACATTTTCTACTATGCAATCGGCTTTTCCGTCCCTTAACAACACTTCAATAGAACTTCCTTTGCTAAGTTTCGCTACCGTGTTAATGACAACTCCATTTTCATCAAGCACAATCCCATAGCCTCTTGCTAATGTATTAAGGGGACTAACCGCATTCAATCGCCCGGCAGCGGACGAAAGCATGGCTCCCTTTGCTTCGATTCTGTACCTCATAATTCCGGGTAATCGTCCTGAAATTTCGTCTACATGCTGCCATTGTTGCATGTATAGACGTTCCAGTTTGGAAGGCTCGATGTGCCTTTTGAGACTCTCCAGAGACTGACGATGTCTCTGAAGAATGTGAATAATTTCGCTGCCAAGTGTTTTTTCGAGCTTTTCCACCCACCTTTTTGTTTCTTCCCTGTCAGGTGCTGCAATCTCGGCAGCAGCGGATGGCGTGGGTGCCCTTACATCAGCAACAAAATCTGCAATTGTGTAATCGGTTTCATGACCCACTGCAGAAATGATTGGAATCTTTGAGGAGTAAATAGCACGTGCAACCTTTTCCTCATTAAAAGACCACAAGTCCTCAAGGGAACCGCCGCCTCTCCCCAGAATGATAACGTCCACTTCTGCGCGGTCAAGCATTTCCAGTGACTTCACGATACTATCAGCAGATTGTTCTCCCTGCACAACGGTTGGTGCAAGTAGCATTTCAACTGGATAACGTCTTTTAAGGACATTTATGATGTCATGAACGGCGGCTCCTGTGGGGGATGTTGCAACTCCGACTTTCCGGGGGAAATCCGGCAGGAATTGCTTCTTTGCAGGATCAAAAAGACCCTCTTCATCAAGCCTCTTTTTCAATTGCTCGTAGGCTTTGTATAGTTCTCCGACTCCGTCAGGTCTCAGGTCAAGAACCTGAAACTGGTATTGTCCCCTTACAGTGTACAGGTCCACATTGCCGAAAACAAGGAGTTTCATATCTTTTTCAACTTCAAAACGAAGATTACGATTAACAGACCTGAAACTAACACAGCTGATCTGACTGTTTTCATCTTTTAGTGTAAAATAGTAATGTCCCGAACTGTGTTTGGTGAGGTTGGAAACTTCTCCCTGAAGCCACACTTGCTGGAGGGTTGGTTCGTATGTAATAACTTCACGTACGTGTTTGTTCAGCTCGGAAACTGTGTAGATGGCCATTAAGTCGGTGCTCCTAAAAGGAAAATATCAGGCCATGGGTATTATACTTTGGCGCAAGCTCCCTGAAACTATTAAAAGTTACTTTTCATGCAGACGCTCTTTTTTTCTGGAAGCCATTTTCTCAATGATGCTCCTTTCAACATCATCTGAGGTTAGCAGCTTTCCGGAATTTTTAGCGCTGCTGACAAATCGCTCACCAACTGGATTGCGAATAATCAGGGTAGTATGATTTTCCGGACTTCCAATTGAACCGGCCGAAATATCAGCTCTCTCAGCCGCAAAGTCATCACAATGATGGCACCCCCGCAGGATGCAGTCATCCAGTTCCTCAATGGGTATTACTTCTTTCCCGTCCTGAAGGACAAGTTCAAGTGCTCCCTTTACGTCCATACGCCGGATCTGCCAGGGTTCGATGTTCCTTTCCTTTTTGATTTTGGTGTCCATCAATTTGTCATAACTAAAACTTTCGGTACAGAATAGTCCGATGACCAGGGATATGGATTTTCCATATGGTTTCAGGAGTTCATGTTCACTTGTGCGAATCCTTTCTACTGCTTCAACCACACATGGGAGTCCCACAATGGCGATTTTCCTGTATCCTTTTGTAACGACAGCTTCCTTCAGGGCTGACAGGAGGGGTACCCACCAACTGTATCGACTTCCTGCACGGTAAATAAGGGCTTCTGAGGATGTGAGGACAACAGATGAAGGTTTGAGTGTCCACGGATTTTCTTCCACCGTGACGACTGCATCGAGTAATCCTTCTTCAATCCCGTTAACAAGAATTGCAGAAACCGCTCCTCCGCTCTGTTTCTTTTCCACTTCAAACCCGGCTTTGGCAGCGAGAATTTCAAATATCTCTCCCTCTTTTGTTTCCTCGCCGGAAAGGCGTGGACAGACTTCATAACAGGCGCCACAGGGAACTCCGTCGGAGACTTCCTTGCAGTAGCCTGTGGTTGTCGGCCTGACTTCGGTCTCATTATTGTCAAAATAAAGGGCATCTGCCGGGCAGATTGCTGTACAGCCTCCGCAACCGCTACAACGTCCGGTTTCCCAGACTTTCTCTTTAAGATCGAGGTAGTTTCCCATGATGCTCACTCCCAGGTATATTTGCCCGCAAAGGGTCTGCTGCTTGCAGGGACTATGCGTGTGTATTTAGTATCAAGATACTGTTTTGGATCAAGACTGAAGCTTTCACAGAACTCAAGGATGAGTGGCTTAATTGCATCCAGGTCCTCTTTCCCGAAATCCTCGGTTATTGCTCCTACGCCAAGCTGTTTTTCATCAACATCTCCCCGGACAATGATTTCTCCGCCGTGGATTCCGCTTCCAATTTCCCTTCCGTCCACAGCTCGATCGCTTCCTGAGCCAAGCACAATGATTTTTCCTCCTGCCATATATTCCCCGAGGAATGCCTGTGCTAATCCTCCGACTATCAGGACTGCAGGATTGTCTCCATATTCTTTCATATGGATACCTCCGCGGTATCCGATATTGTCCCTCACGAATATTTTCCCGCCACGCATGCTGTGGGCTACGGCATCACCTGCGCTTCCGTGGATGGCTATTTTTCCCTTTGCCATGGTGTTTCCGGGGGCATGCTCACAGTTTCCGTGAACGATGCATGTGGGTCCGCTCATAAACATTCCCAGATCTCCTCCAGGTACCCCGTGAATATGAATTGTAACCTTGCCTCGGAGTCCGTTTGCGATAAACCGCTGCCCAAGAACGTTTTCAAGGACTATTTCCTGAACTCCTGTTTTGACGAGTTCCTTAATCCTTTTGTTCAGGGGTGTGTAATGCATATTTTTTGCATTAATGGTTCTGCTTGTCATGTTCAGGCCCCCACAGGCTTGACTTCCAGTACTTCAAGAGTTCCTTCATCAAGCATGTAACCACGAAGTCTGCTGCGGTTGCTGCGAAGGCTTTCGATACTGTTGATTCCTGCAGCTCCCATGATTTCGCTCAGTTCAAGGGTCCATGAATTGATCAGGTTTGCCACATGCTCGGACTCAATTTCAGGGTCAAGCCGCTGCACAAGATCCTCGCGCTGGGTTGCAATACCCCAGGGGCAGAGTCCGCGGTAACAGTTTCCACAAACCCTGCATCCCATCGAAACAAGGGCGGCAGTACCGATGTAAACTGCATCTGCACCAAGAGCGATAGCCTTGGCGATGTCGGCACTGTTACGGATTCCTCCACTTGCAATCACTGAGAGCTTGTTGCGTATTCCCTGATCGTGCAACTTCTGGTCCACGCTTGCAATGGCTGCTTCGATTGGTATTCCCACGTTGTCCCTGAATACCTTTGGAGCAGCTCCCGTACCTCCGCGGAAGCCGTCAATTACAACGGCATCAGCAGATGAACGGGCAATACCAGCAGCAATGGCTGCAGTATTGTGGACTGCTGCAATCTTGACAAAAACCGGTTTCTCCCAGTTGGTGGCTTCCTTGAGGCTTCTCACAAGCTGGGCAAGATCCTCAATACTGTAAATATCGTGATGTGGTGCAGGGCTGATTGCATCGCTTCCCTGCGGGATCATCCTTGTGCATGAAATGTCTGCACACACTTTTTCGCCAGGAAGGTGTCCTCCAATTCCGGGTTTTGCTCCCTGCCCGATCTTAATTTCAATGGCAGCTCCTCTTTCAAGATAGTCAATATCGACACCAAATCTTCCGGATGCAACCTGTACAATCATGTTGTTCTGGTAGGGATGCAAATGCTCGTGCAGCCCACCTTCCCCGGTTCCCATATAAGTTCCCACTTTGGCAGCCGCTTTTGCAAGGCTGAGCTGGGCATTTAGGCTGATTGCACCATAGCTCATGTGGCCTATCATAATGGGTGTGTCAAGTTTGAGGTTTGGTGATAGCTCAGTTTCAAGTTCGAGATCCCCTGCTTCGTTTTTCGTAATATGAAGCTGTTTGGGTTTTTTCCCGATATATGTGCGCAATTCCATTGGTTCACGCAGCGGATCAATGCTCGGGTTTGTAACCTGACAGGCATCCAGTACAAGCCTGTCGAAAATGACTGGATATGGCTTTGCATTTCCCATTCCGGAAAGTATGATTTTTCCGCCTCTTGCCTGGTTTATGATGTCCTCTCGGGCTTCAGGTGTCCAGAGGGGGTGGCTGCGGTAATCCACAGGCCTTTCATGCAAATCGATTGCGTCTCTGGGGCACATGGAAATACAGCGGTGGCATACAGTACAGTTTCGGGAATCGATGTGGATTTTCCCGTTTTCTTCCCGGAAAACTCCGTAGGAACAGTTGTCGATACAGCGCATACATTCCATGCACTGCTCTCGGTCGATTTTTACTCGGTATCGCATAGGGATACTGCCAAGGCTCATTCTATAACCCTCCCGATTACAGGCTCGCCTGCTTTTGGCATGTAAACTTTCTGGACATTTGGGTCCATTACACGTATAGCGGCTTCTTCGCTTGAAATGTACAAACGATCCCCGTTTTCCCCGACTACGAGAGGTCGGAGTTTGATACGATCGGTGAATCCTACCATCCAGTTCTGGGTTGCAACAACGATTGCGAAGGGGCCGTTCATCAGCGCAGGGCCGTATGTAAGCCTGATTGCCTTATTGAGTTCGTGCTCCTTGTCTTCCATTGAATCAATTTCATCCCAGAAAGGCGGTGCAAGTGCTTTCACAATTGCTTCTTCGGGAAGCTTGTGGTGTCTCCCGAGCAGGTCAAAGAGGTATGCGACTACTTCAGTATCGGTAAACATGCTGCAGGTGTATCCATTGCTCTCAACAAACCTGCGGTTGGTTCCGTAAGATGTAATTTCCCCGTTGTGGACAACTCCCCAGTCGAGCAGGTTGAACGGGTGTGCTCCTCCCCACCATCCGGGAGTGTTGGTTGGATAGCGGTTATGTGCGATCCAGATGTGTCCTTCGTAATTTTCAATCCTGTAGAAGTTGGCGACATCCTCGGGCCATCCTGCTGCCTTGAACACGCCCATGTTCTTGCCGGAAGAGAATACAAGTGCACCTTTTATGTCAGAGTTAATATGCATGACAAGGTGCTTTACAATATCATCTTCAGGTGTGCTGCTTCCTGTCATGAGGTCACTGTAGGGTTTGAAGAAATATCTCCATGGTACGTGTGCTCTTTTTAGTCCCGGTTGCTGGTAGGTTGGTATTTCTTCCTGGTAGACAATCCTGCCCCATTTCTGGATCATATCATCTACTGTTGATTTTGGCTCAACGAGGTTGTCAAAGAATACGTGGAGGGCATAACAGTCTGCAAAATCGGGATATATCCCGTATGCAGCATAGCCGGCACCTTCTCCGCTACCTCTTTCATTCATGAGGCTTAATGCATCACGGATACTGGAGCCATCCATTTTGTTCATTTTCCTGTCTATTACGCCTATTATTCCACACATAAGTTTCACCAAGCACTTTTGTTAATTTGATTCAAATTTCCGAAAAGGAATGTGATTTTCACATCCCTTTCAGAGTATGCCAAGGTATGTGTCCAGTTCCCACTGGTGTACCCTTGCCTTGTAATTGTCCCATTCCTTTGTTTTGGCACACAGGTAATTCTCGAACAGGTGATCACCTACAGTCTGGCGTACGA
The DNA window shown above is from Methanohalophilus levihalophilus and carries:
- a CDS encoding ATPase domain-containing protein, which gives rise to MSELQNVPCYIEGMDDILGGFKSPAAILIAGSAGVGKTTMALQMLANAAKAGEKALYIPLTTETAERFRLSLSTFKFLDDSVEVHEINRANAEKDPLSTLIDIGNVITSVNPDRIVIDPITPIGFGFVEQERRRFFYTLDSMIRESNALTFLIGELEKEEIHKNVASHLTDGIIYLSRSSRESRSYQEMEILKMRGVEPPYSIGCMIQSFNYSVNPENFRVFSDIKANGEIIKGEVISSGIEGFDEMISNKLQSGSSILVAGEPGSGKTVFGLQFINKSLENGDKCVILTFYETVDQIIENAASFGWDFRKHVDSGNLVIVSDGLQDICFAKYSNLIKENIEQSNAKRVMIDGLPNIELSITDPMKLRGFLHSLTNYLKEKGVTSLFTTEMTGAGWEKVNSLEASFIVDILLVLKMTEDADTTKRLLQVMKARGIPSNLTLKEFQIDEKGITLG
- the xseB gene encoding exodeoxyribonuclease VII small subunit, whose protein sequence is MANKEKPDERSFEDNLHELEEIVSRLEEGELSLEESMEMFERGMKLSAACNTKLSQMEQRIKVLVEEGDRLLEKSFLE
- the xseA gene encoding exodeoxyribonuclease VII large subunit; translation: MAIYTVSELNKHVREVITYEPTLQQVWLQGEVSNLTKHSSGHYYFTLKDENSQISCVSFRSVNRNLRFEVEKDMKLLVFGNVDLYTVRGQYQFQVLDLRPDGVGELYKAYEQLKKRLDEEGLFDPAKKQFLPDFPRKVGVATSPTGAAVHDIINVLKRRYPVEMLLAPTVVQGEQSADSIVKSLEMLDRAEVDVIILGRGGGSLEDLWSFNEEKVARAIYSSKIPIISAVGHETDYTIADFVADVRAPTPSAAAEIAAPDREETKRWVEKLEKTLGSEIIHILQRHRQSLESLKRHIEPSKLERLYMQQWQHVDEISGRLPGIMRYRIEAKGAMLSSAAGRLNAVSPLNTLARGYGIVLDENGVVINTVAKLSKGSSIEVLLRDGKADCIVENVKPESPKTKGEDNGK
- a CDS encoding Coenzyme F420 hydrogenase/dehydrogenase, beta subunit C-terminal domain; translated protein: MGNYLDLKEKVWETGRCSGCGGCTAICPADALYFDNNETEVRPTTTGYCKEVSDGVPCGACYEVCPRLSGEETKEGEIFEILAAKAGFEVEKKQSGGAVSAILVNGIEEGLLDAVVTVEENPWTLKPSSVVLTSSEALIYRAGSRYSWWVPLLSALKEAVVTKGYRKIAIVGLPCVVEAVERIRTSEHELLKPYGKSISLVIGLFCTESFSYDKLMDTKIKKERNIEPWQIRRMDVKGALELVLQDGKEVIPIEELDDCILRGCHHCDDFAAERADISAGSIGSPENHTTLIIRNPVGERFVSSAKNSGKLLTSDDVERSIIEKMASRKKERLHEK
- a CDS encoding GltB/FmdC/FwdC-like GXGXG domain-containing protein, with the translated sequence MTSRTINAKNMHYTPLNKRIKELVKTGVQEIVLENVLGQRFIANGLRGKVTIHIHGVPGGDLGMFMSGPTCIVHGNCEHAPGNTMAKGKIAIHGSAGDAVAHSMRGGKIFVRDNIGYRGGIHMKEYGDNPAVLIVGGLAQAFLGEYMAGGKIIVLGSGSDRAVDGREIGSGIHGGEIIVRGDVDEKQLGVGAITEDFGKEDLDAIKPLILEFCESFSLDPKQYLDTKYTRIVPASSRPFAGKYTWE
- a CDS encoding glutamate synthase-related protein, with protein sequence MSLGSIPMRYRVKIDREQCMECMRCIDNCSYGVFREENGKIHIDSRNCTVCHRCISMCPRDAIDLHERPVDYRSHPLWTPEAREDIINQARGGKIILSGMGNAKPYPVIFDRLVLDACQVTNPSIDPLREPMELRTYIGKKPKQLHITKNEAGDLELETELSPNLKLDTPIMIGHMSYGAISLNAQLSLAKAAAKVGTYMGTGEGGLHEHLHPYQNNMIVQVASGRFGVDIDYLERGAAIEIKIGQGAKPGIGGHLPGEKVCADISCTRMIPQGSDAISPAPHHDIYSIEDLAQLVRSLKEATNWEKPVFVKIAAVHNTAAIAAGIARSSADAVVIDGFRGGTGAAPKVFRDNVGIPIEAAIASVDQKLHDQGIRNKLSVIASGGIRNSADIAKAIALGADAVYIGTAALVSMGCRVCGNCYRGLCPWGIATQREDLVQRLDPEIESEHVANLINSWTLELSEIMGAAGINSIESLRSNRSRLRGYMLDEGTLEVLEVKPVGA
- a CDS encoding class II glutamine amidotransferase, whose protein sequence is MCGIIGVIDRKMNKMDGSSIRDALSLMNERGSGEGAGYAAYGIYPDFADCYALHVFFDNLVEPKSTVDDMIQKWGRIVYQEEIPTYQQPGLKRAHVPWRYFFKPYSDLMTGSSTPEDDIVKHLVMHINSDIKGALVFSSGKNMGVFKAAGWPEDVANFYRIENYEGHIWIAHNRYPTNTPGWWGGAHPFNLLDWGVVHNGEITSYGTNRRFVESNGYTCSMFTDTEVVAYLFDLLGRHHKLPEEAIVKALAPPFWDEIDSMEDKEHELNKAIRLTYGPALMNGPFAIVVATQNWMVGFTDRIKLRPLVVGENGDRLYISSEEAAIRVMDPNVQKVYMPKAGEPVIGRVIE